The nucleotide sequence ACATAACAAGATAAAAGAAAAAATAAGTTACAAATTGCAAAGGATTATATACACCTTGTAAATGCGGATGCTTTCCTAAAAAAATGTAAAATTTAATCTGCTCTATCCATAATTTTACATTAAAAATATCTTTTATGCTTTTTCTCTCACCATCACTTTTTGAATCAAAAAAGAACAAATATGTTTTAAAAATCACACAAGCTATTAAGATAAATCCAAAAATTTGGTGCACCATGCGGTATTTTGCCTGCATAAATAAAGTTGGTTCAGATGAAATAGATGGAGATTGAAATACATAAGAAATATAATATCCAGTCCCTACTAAAATCACGATCGCAACTGCTCTTAACCAATGTGTAAAACGAAGGCCAATACTAAATTCGTATTCAGCCTTTCTGTTTGATTTTAAGGAATGTTTAGAATCCATACTAAAGTCCTTTCCTTATAAATTTACATTAACTTTATACTCGCTAAGATTATTGCCTTTAGTATCCATTACATGCACAGCACATGCTATACAAGGATCATAAGAGTGAATAGCTCTTATTACTTCTAAAGGTTGTTTAACATCAGCTAGTTTCATACCGATAAGACATTGCTCATAGCTACCGCCTACTCCATTTGCATCTTTTGGACTTGCATT is from Campylobacter sp. CNRCH_2014_0184h and encodes:
- the cybH gene encoding Ni/Fe-hydrogenase, b-type cytochrome subunit, with protein sequence MDSKHSLKSNRKAEYEFSIGLRFTHWLRAVAIVILVGTGYYISYVFQSPSISSEPTLFMQAKYRMVHQIFGFILIACVIFKTYLFFFDSKSDGERKSIKDIFNVKLWIEQIKFYIFLGKHPHLQGVYNPLQFVTYFFFYLVMFGLILTGLILYMHVYHEGLGGFLYNILRPIEVMLGGLADVRTYHRILMWIVLIFVPVHIYMAVFNSVKGKDGALDAIFSGYKFVRENH